The stretch of DNA TTTAATTACCCGACTGTTATCCAAAATTTGTTGCTGGCCGGTTATTTTCTTGATTGCCTGCTCTGCCTTTTTAAAATCTTTTGTAATACGCTTGTGAAATGTTCCGTCTTCTATATCCTCATAAACATTAGCCGTAGGAATATGTGTACGCGCCATTTCGCGCTGTGCATTATCAAGCACCGTTTTGAAAAATATCCCTTCCTCATACCATTGCTGTAACTGTCTCAGCTTCTTATCATTATCAACAAAATCATCAAGTGCCTGACCTATGCCATACCAGCCTGGCACATTATACCGTACCTGTGTCCAAGCAAATACCCATGGGATGGCCCGCAGATTTTCAAAATCAGCAGCCTTGGCACTACCCCGGGATACCGGACGGGAGGCAATCGGCAATCGACTGATATGCTCGATAGGAGTCTTTGCAGTATACCAATTCCAGAAATCTTCATCATCAATCAAGTTCCGATAAGCTTCCATTGACACAGTCGAAAGCTGCTCCATAGTGTTGTCAAACTTCTCTTGCTGGGGATGCCCTTCCTCCTCAGAAATAGTTATCCTAACCATCGCATTGACGATCTGTTCAAGATGGCGGTGAGTAATCGTTGCCAATGAATAACGAAAAGAAATTACTTCGCCCTGCTCTGTAAACCGGATACGTCCATTATTACTAATGGGAGGCAATGCTAAAATTCCCTGGTTCGATCGTCCACCCCCACGACCCACAGTACCACCCCGGCCGTGAAATAATCGGAAATCTATGTCATATTCCCGGCAAACTTTGCCCAGGCTTCGCTGCGCTTTTTCAAGCGCCCAGTTGGCCATCCAGTAACCACCATCTTTATTGCTATCGGAATAACCAAGCATAATCTCCTGCAGATTATCACGTGCTGCCAGCTGTTTCCGGTACAGCGGACTCTCATAGATCTCGGTCATCAGTCGACCGCACTCTTCCAGATCTTCAATCGTTTCAAAAAGCGGAACAACATCAATCTGGCTTTCTACTTCACCATCCCTATAATTCCAAAGGCCCATTTCTTTCGCCAAAATGAATACTTCCAGCATATCACTAACGCCATGCGTCATGCTAATGATATAATTACCAAAACTATTGGGGTCGAGTTCTAGCATCTGTCCGATGACATCAAACACTTCCAACATCTGTGCTGTATCGTCATTTAACTGGGCTCGCAATGGCGACAATGGACGTGGATTTTTTAACTCTTTCGTAAGCAGTGCAACCTTTTCCTCCTCCGACATTGTCTGATATTCATCCGTAACCTCTCCTATCGAAAACAATTCTGCAACGGCTTCTTCATGCTTGGCACTATGTTGACGGACATCTAACCCTGCCATATGAAAACCAAATGTTTGGGCACGCACCAGCAAGTGCTTTAATTTGCCCTGTGAACCTACACATTCCAGCCCGGATTTTATGAGGCTCTGCCCAATCATTTGAAGCTCGTCAATAAAATCCTGTGATGTGTACTTCTGGGCCTCTTCCAGCACGCGGTCCGAATTCTCAGACTTTGCCACCTCTATTTGGTGACGCAGTTTATGCATCATATGTGT from Fodinibius salinus encodes:
- the ppc gene encoding phosphoenolpyruvate carboxylase, which translates into the protein MHWEKLIETFGEETDISSELAGQVELLTHFLEDIVRGKESEAFLEMLITFPQLAASAFDDGDDQAFKDLEHKINDLSIEQISGFLRYYTVFFHLMNSQEQREITRINRDRAIHTNPQSPRSESIAEAVFYMKEKGYNMEEAAKVIGKLDIQPTITAHPTEARRHSVLVKQQRITEMIGQLRRQDLTPSERKEKKMDIFNEIHLLLATDEVRSERVTVEDEVENGMFYFRNAIWETIPVLYDDLRNAFETYYDEVPDFSTILKYRSWIGSDRDGNPNVTSEVTWETILEQRQIVMELYLNELDDLRRYLSISQNKYTISDELVNSLKKDQQTDPPSERYQRLYTQEPYRRKITHMMHKLRHQIEVAKSENSDRVLEEAQKYTSQDFIDELQMIGQSLIKSGLECVGSQGKLKHLLVRAQTFGFHMAGLDVRQHSAKHEEAVAELFSIGEVTDEYQTMSEEEKVALLTKELKNPRPLSPLRAQLNDDTAQMLEVFDVIGQMLELDPNSFGNYIISMTHGVSDMLEVFILAKEMGLWNYRDGEVESQIDVVPLFETIEDLEECGRLMTEIYESPLYRKQLAARDNLQEIMLGYSDSNKDGGYWMANWALEKAQRSLGKVCREYDIDFRLFHGRGGTVGRGGGRSNQGILALPPISNNGRIRFTEQGEVISFRYSLATITHRHLEQIVNAMVRITISEEEGHPQQEKFDNTMEQLSTVSMEAYRNLIDDEDFWNWYTAKTPIEHISRLPIASRPVSRGSAKAADFENLRAIPWVFAWTQVRYNVPGWYGIGQALDDFVDNDKKLRQLQQWYEEGIFFKTVLDNAQREMARTHIPTANVYEDIEDGTFHKRITKDFKKAEQAIKKITGQQQILDNSRVIKKSIRFRNPFTYPLNMMQAELLDRWKNDQRDNEDSLRDALFLSINGIAAAMQSTG